TGATCAATGCTTGCTTCTAGATCACTGCCTGATTAAGCTCCACCCACCGATTTGCGCATGTAGTGTAAATAATGAGGGGGGTGAATGCAAGTCTACAcagaaaccaaacaataaagaTGCTCCGTAGACAACAAGACTGATCCAACATTAGGAAAGAGTGAATgaacttaatttttaatgaagatccagaccACGCCAGTAAGAACTCGGTCCTTTGTTCACGTCATTTTACCGCAGATTCATTTGCAAACAAACATAATTCAATgcgggattttcagaaagattgagaCTAAAAGATGATGCTAAAATACTCcataatttttgctcatatagATAAGAGTAATGTatctttcgaatctgtaaagactgtACGTTTATTTGTATGCACTCACCATAACAACAAAactgtgcttttgtaaaataatgaaagcaaacatgatgcgctttctgccgccggtctctgtgaacttgagcgtGAAACTCTGAAACTCCATGTATACTTGCCTTACAgacatgaatgaatgaggcatttatatagcgctttattgtgtattgctgtacacccaaagcactttacaatcatatggggggtctctcctcaaccaccaccagtgtgcagcatccacctggatgatgcgacatgaaaaatatatctatcgagagtgaaatgtctactttcaaataaaccaattcaaatggaaaaaaaatattctcagattatgtaatAATGTAACATGCATACAGGTGCATCACTACTGCGGAGTCAGTGTCGCCGACTTCATCTCTTaaaccaaaaacaaagaaagctCTAGTTTAGcgataaattattaaaatgttcattcataatcattacttccGCAGTGCActgtggcaagctttatgtGTGCTTGAGCACTTAGTAGGCTATGTAGGAaattaaaggctcattataatgatttaaatagtttattaacaAACGTGCAATTAGTCAacaaatgcttaaaatgaaTGACTAGTCGAACCAGAAAAACCTTTAGTCGAGGGCAGCCCTAGTTATTACAGATCGTTTGCTATGCATCGAgttatttatgcgtttttgacctaaatcacagcagcatcCATCTGTGAGAAATGCACGCTGTCAAtcatacacaactattagccaatcacagcagtgggcgtttacctCCGAGTctacagagcgttctgatgaggggggttaaaacaggacagaaaatagacTATTACTTCTGTTTTTTGATAacaaaaatcttgataacatgaTACTGtaagtggacctcagaaaacagtacaaaataaaaaaaaaacaaagacagttcatgacccctttaatgcaaCTGTGTGCTGTTTCACATTTCAAACTGCCCTGACAAATTcagtcaacaacaaaaaaaccctgTCATCcaatttgtatttttcagtCTTTCACAAGAATGTGCCTGTACTTTCTGGTTTGGTAGCTGTaaacattttggttttattctGTTCTTTCTAACAGGGTCAGTATAAATTTTACTGTCCAGCTATCACACACGGGACAGTAAAATGTAACGCAGAGTGGCCGTATTTGGAGGTCAGGAAACTGGCAGTGCTTAGTGATTCGGAGCAGGCTCATTTCGAGGAGAATATGGCTCTTATGGCAGCATCTGAGTACTGCGAGTTCAAATCAGTGAGTAGAAATAACATTTCAATGAATACGTCTTCTGAATAATGTGAATTCACTGACAGTTAATGAACTTTCTCTGGTTTGTGTTTCTGTAAGTGTCCAAGCTGTGGGTCCTACGTTGAGCGAGCAGACCTGACTAACCTCTGCGTGAGATGCACCATCTGCACAGCTGTCAAAAAGAAGAGCTACCAGTTCTGCTGGCAGTGCATGAGAGAATGGAAAGGAGCAGCTGCTCACGCTCTCCGCTGTAGTCATGAAGACTGTGTCAACCCAGATGTTGACAAGCTAGCAAAATGCACAAATATGAGGCTGTCTTATGTGAACAATGTAGAGTGTCCTGCCATCCGAGCCTGCCCCACCTGCGGACTCCTTCTGGAACACAACGGGTACGCTTGTAAGAACCTCATGTGTAAGCGCTGCAAGGTGGAGTTTTGCTTTCTATGCTTAAAGCTGAAGCGTGTTTGCAATCCGATCAGTGGACCTTATAATGTCTGCTCAGTTGCACCACGGCAGACTGAGATTCCAGTTTGGAAAAGATAATCTTAGAGATAGGATTGATTAACTTGAAGGAGATATGACTCACTTTGTAAACACACAGGTAATTGTAAATACAGCTCCTTAAGTtgctataaaaatatttttaaatgtgaatactCATTTCCGTCATGATGCATCATTGTCAAATAGGCTACTTCAACAGTAGTGTTagttttttctaaaataaaaaatataactaaTGCAGTGTGCACcattaaataactttaaatagATTTTCCATTTGGAATGTATCTGTGATAGACATTTTTTCTGTAGATTTGGCTCAGGATGATcatgctgtaaaaaaataaatacaaatctgtagtttttactaaataattttggctgtggttgccagaataattttgtaaaaaatacagaaaaagtgTAATTTGCAAACAaggaaatttgaatgtaaaccactaaattcaacaacacactgctattaaaatctgttttgtagcTTTAGCACACTGACAACCAGCATAATAATGCAGGCGGTAAAAGAGAGcgccacatgaagaatcaaagctcatcacacgtagcttcgccacaagcagaagtatatactGATATACAGAAGGTGCTcagagtcattcatgcaaacacagaACACCATCACAGTGACACACATGacacttaaataatgcaataaacattcattaaacaacagaagatgtaacataaagcccaaatgcacataactgataacaaaaactattaaaaaacatgattatttaaacaaaatactttcaaatgtggagtgtcacgcagggaattctgggaatatcagtttacagttttttactgtaaattatacattgatttgtaattttttacttctaaaaactgtacaactaacagtattttactgtataattacatgaaatgtctggttagatcttttacagttttcccctgtatatagtacgggaacttactgttaacctattaatagtttttttctgtagcgtttctacaacattttacagttaaaatacacttattttttacagtgtatttacaGTATTGTTCTGAAAAAGAATTTGTCAGGAtggttttgcattaatattactgCTGCACTACTGTGTATGTTGCATTTTACTTCTGAATATGTTCAaggtaattaaatttaaagttgCCTACTTCATACTGTTGGGTACTTTAATCGACAACAATGTATCATGTTGTAAAATACCATATTTTTGAAAACTTAGTATTTCACATTTGTATGAGAATACTTGATGAATGTACTGTCAGGACGGCAGCTCTCCTCTTGCACCGTTGCTATGCGACAGAGcgctaaaacacattttttatatattttacacatttataagTTATACTTGTATgtaataaaaattgattttaatttctatatttggttcatacatatttatattaattagtatatttatatactgtatatttatgagTATTGTGTTGTGAGGATCTGATGTGTTTCTAGCGCCGCCTAGCGACCGTTAAACAGCATCATCCTCACACCGAACCAGGACTGATTTAACCAGATAACATTAAAGCACTTCTCAAACCATCTGATGAGTGTTTATTTCACCGTCCATATTTCATCTGTTCAGAATTAATAGTCGTTTTGAGGAAgtggaaaaaaaacttttaacgGTAATCATAGTTTCTGccgaaatacacacacacacacacacacactcattcttctgattttgtgtgtatatattgtttaaaataacgTATTAATGTAATAGCTATTGAGTTACAATTTTTGTTCCAACTGTAAAACCGTATTAAAACAATATCTGTCACTCTTTCTGTCGTGATGATTCGTTTATTATGTTGGAAACGTCTTTATTCCACCTAATAATTTCCcagaatgtttgtttattttatttgtgtttatttatttcggGGAACATTCTGTGTTTGCTCAACTGCGACTGTAGTAACATCTCAATTAAACTGTGGTGTTTTGGAAACTATTAATGCTTGTTTTGTGAGACTAACAGGATTTATTAAAACGCTGGTTCTGGTCGTGTGTTGCTCCCTCGGTGCTGCAGGTGGCGCTGTGCCGTGCTGAACCGGACcgtgttgccaagtccgcggtTTTCCCGCGAAACTAGGCAGAGCCGCCGCGGGTGGAAGCAACCCCAATAACGTGATATTTAGCCTCTGGAATATAAATTCTACCCCGTCAAAAAACTGTGTATTTTAGCCTCCGGAACGCATTTACCGGGGGACCCCCTCGAAACGCGATTGCTAGGTTTGGGCGAGTTTTGAGTAGAAATTAGgcgggttttgttgtgaaaacctggcaaccctgagcCGGACTCCCTCACAGGGGAAGATGGCGGCGGTCGCCGGGGCGCTTCTGCCCGGTGACGGGATCGTGATCGCGGGAAAACTCTACTCGGGTGTCGCGCTCACGCTGGACACCTGCCTGCTGCCGCACGAGAGCGCGCACTGCAGCCCCTCGCGAGCGCACGGACTGTCGGCGCGCACGGAGGAGCAGCTTCGGAACCGGATGTGCGAGATGATCCAGAGCGCGGGAATTCTGCTCCGCTTACCTCAGGTCCGCGCGCGTGGTCGACTGGGCGCTCTTTTCTGTTGCCTGGCAACGACTCCTCACCTCGACTTTTCAAAGAGAAAGCACGCTTGTAACTAGTTTAAGCTGTGAACTGGGTCTCAAACTGGTCTGGTCTGGTTTGAGATGGTTTTGGGTTCTTATCAGCTGCTTGTAAAGAAAGTCCAGTCGGTCAACCACCCTTGAGACCAGTAAAGTGCTTTTCAGCGTAGAAGAAACACTTCAGACCATAGCAACGCTAGAGTGCCATGAGTGGCTGTTGCTAAGAGCTCAAAACTACTAGACAACTGGTTTTTCACTGGTATGAGGTTTAAATAAGCCTGGCTCTGTCACTTATTTCTATACTAACTTAAGGTTTCACATGCTAGTAGCTAGTAGCATTAACACACTAGGTTTCCCAAATCGCGTACTTATACACTGTTCTATGATGTgttgtagtataaatagtgcGAGTAGTGCGTTCACACTGAAaactccaaaaagaaaaagtgcactttaaatacccGGATGATGCACTTAAATAACCGAAAAACGAAAGCTGCGTCCCAAACGACACACTACgctatgcacttatacactatgcacTCAACCATagtgtatgaattatataagGTTATTTCATCATTCATAAAAGGATTCCGATAGTCCCGCCCCCTTCGCTACGCAATTAAAGCTGCGACAGTTGAGTGCATCAAGTATCCAACATTCCACGTTTGTTCAGTTAAGTGCATCATCCGGGTATGATGCACTTTTTCTTCTTGGAATTTTCAGCGTGAACACACCACTCACACTACTACAACACATCACAGGATAGTGTAGAAGTGCATAGTGTATAGTACGTCATTTGGGACCCAGTTATAGTTGGTTGCATGTTTTAAGtgttaataattgttttatcaggttgccatggcaacagccCAGATCCTGTTCCATCGGTTCTTCTACTGCAAATCGTTCGTGAGACACTGCGCGGAGGTGAGACGctaatagtccactttagacctTCTGCTAGCgcaagtaactttgcaagtacgtGTCAAGTTTTGCAAAGCTACTTACAGTCAGCAGAATGTCTAAAATGGACTATTGAAATGTAACGTCTCTGAACTAGCCGTCTGGCTCTCACGTATGACCTCATGACCTTTGACCCTGTCGCAGACGGTGGCCATGGCGTGTCTTCAGCTGGCGTCTAAGATCGAAGAGGAGCCGCGGCGCGCGAGGGACGTGCTGAACGTCTTCCAGCATCTCAAAGACGCGGCGGGAGACAGGTAACGCGCCGCTCAGCGTACCGCGTGTGCGCTGGTCTGCCGTGTGTTCTGACGCTGCGGTGTCTCCGTCAGGCGCAGTAGCCCCATGCTGCTGGACGAAGGCTACGTCAGCCGCAAGAGCAACGTGATCAAAGCAGAGCGGCGCGTGCTGAAGGAGCTCGGCTTCTGCGTCCACGTCAAGCACCCGCACAAGGTCAGGCGGCTGCGCTTTCACATGCATGTGCTGCATTGTAGGCCAGAAACATACTTCTTGCAGAAGTACGCTAAATCTTAGCTGATGCATAAGCTTGCATGCCGCAGTTAGACTGATGCATTTTCACATGCATGTCCTGCATTTTAGGCCGGAAACATACAGCTTATGCAAGTACGCTAAATCTTAGCTGATGCATTGCAAGCTTGCATGCTGCAGTTAGACTGATGCATTTTCACACGCATATCCTGCATTTTAGAAAAGTATTGTACCTTTAAGGCAAGTATGCAAATTCTGGGGTAATGCATTTTTGGTTTACATATCCTGCATTTTAGGCCAGAATCATACTTTTCACAGAAGTATACAATTTCTTTGCTGGTGCATCACAAGCTTGCGTGCCACAGTTAGACTGGtgcattttttttgtacatGCATTGGCTGCATTTTAGGTGAAAAACATGTTGTTTGTGCAAGTTTACAAATTCTTTGCTAATGCATCACATGCTTGCACATGCATTAGACAGATGCATTTTCACAAGCATATCCTACATTTTAGGCCAGAATcatactcttttttttaaaaaagtatgcaaATTCCTTGCTAATGCATTGCAAGCTTGTGTGCAAAGGTTAGACAGGTGCATTTTCACATGCATATCCTATTTTAAgccagaaatgtaatttttttctacAAGTACGCAAATTCTTAATTGacaatttatttacatacaaaCTGCATTTTacaccaaaaatgtatttttttaatgcaagtatTTCAATTCTTTGCTAATGCATCCACAAGCGTGCATGCCACACATTTTTTACATGCATATCCTGCATTTTAGGCTAGAAATGTACTTTTTATGCAAGGATGCAAATTCTTAGGTAATGCATCGGGGGTTTACATGCCACAGAAATGTTCACATGCATATCctacagtttatttatttacgcattttatttacacacaACCGCATTTTACCCCAGAAATGTACTTTTCACGCAAGTATGCCAACTCTTTGCTAATGCATTGCAAGCTTGCATTCCTGTCTCGTAAAGTGTAAAGTGTATAGTTAGTTAAGTCCAAAGTACAATTCTCCTTTCCtcattgtttttttgcaaagtTTACCTGGGCCTACAATGTACATTGTTGCTTTACTGTGACCTCGAGACTCAAAGGGCTGATAGATTTCTTCAAATGTACGGTCATATGCATTATTGTTTCGATGAATGTTTTGCTAACTTCAACATGCTCAGCAAGattctttttaaattgttgctcctctattaCATCCACTGTCGCAGTCGCTGACTTGTGTTGCTGTATAAACTGTAGCTTGTGTAAGCAGAAGCGTTAGCGTCCGTGCACTGGTGTATTGTGTGTTTCTGGCCTTACCCATCAAACCTCGTCAGGTGAGCATGTTCTCAGAGCGTGTTACCTGTGCAGGTGATCATGATGTATCTCCAGGTTCTGGAGTGTGAGAAGAACTCCAGATTGCTTCAGATGGCCTGGTGAGATCCCCAACACAATTAGTCTTGAACATGGTGCTGAAAACAACTCAGTTGCGTTAATTATAaccatctgtctgtgtgtctgaagGAACTACATGAACGACAGTTTGAGGACGGATGTGTTTTTGAGGTTCAGGGCTGAAACAGTAGCGTGTGCATGTATCTTTCTTTCTGCACGAGTTTTAcaggtgaacacacacacacacacacattaccaGTGCATTTTATTCATGAACTCTGACCTTCGCACTGTTTCTCTGTCGTCAGATCCCTCTGCCTGACCAGCCGCCCTGGTTCTTGTTGTTTGGGGCATCAGAACAGGACCTGATAGAGATCACTTCTTGTATTCTGAGGCTGTACACGATGCGGTGTGAGTCGCTGGCCACTCTGCAGCAGCAGGTGGAGGAAATGCGTTCAATATTGGACGCTCAATATAACGCGAGCAAACCAGCAGGACTATCGTCTGCGACTGAAACCCCGACAGCCGGGTTCTCTCCTGCGTCTAAAGCTGGTGGGTTGATATATAACAGCCGGGTTTCCATCAAAAATTGCGAATTTAACTTGTGAGCCAAattggaatattgcataaaactTTTGTGAataagcaccgtttccatccatcGAGTCAAAGAGAGCAAAATCATCACCTCCTGACAAACTGGAACTAAGAAAACTAGGAGAAGCCACTggatataataattttcatatatgatgaattacttgcgcctcagagagagcagacgaaacacaataaatgcggtCATTGCTTGGGAAcgattatacagaaatactttgacgacagactttgcacaggcatttcagaacgactataacaacatttcagatgctgtgcaacaAGATCGGTTCACTGGTTAGTCAAGTTATCCCATCacgcaaagtcacatgacttttttcaaggaatttattcgcaaaatgcaattccatctcccattattcgcaTTAACACTTTTCGCACAAgacaaaaaccacctcaagcgagtgtaaaaacttttttgcaaattaaggGATTTTTGTTTTCCCGAAATTCACTCGTTTATGGTGCAACACTATAAAATGCGCATAAAGACGGATGGAAACAAAGCTAATGGCGCCAGCTAGGCTTGCAATCCAAAATGCGTTTCTCTACACAGCGCTTTATGcgatacagattgtttcaatgCTGCTTCactataataaacaaacatttgcattgTCAATGTTGCAAAATACATCGTTTCTGAAACAAATTCAGCGACGATTCAGTTCAAGACGATAGTAACGTTATTCAACTCAATTCACTTCAGTTTTGTTTCCGTTCCttactatcagtcgactatcttTTTAAATAGCCTTTTTATACATTcattctctccttctctcttaGCGTCTCCTGTAGAAAACCAGAAGAATCACGAATCCCCGCTGTCACGTCTCGCCCTCAAAAACGCCTGTCGAAAGATCGCAAGCAGAGACGGGTGAGTTAGACGTCAGGAGTTTTGGTGTTCAGATGTCTGAAAATGACATAAATGTGAGCCTGGAGCACAaacacagctatatttgtagcaatagccaacaatacattgtatgggtcaaaattatacatttcttttattaagtaaagatcatgttccatgaagatattttgtacatttccatttcctataaatatatcaaaacttcatttttgattagtaatatgcattgctaactgtgcgttcacaccagacgcgacttgcgcgaataaatcgcgctattcgcgcgtagttggacgcttgaacattttgagtttactcgcttcattCGCGCGTGAAATTCACAACAGACACGAATTCGCGTCaaggaggggcttctgccaggcgaCTCCAGTCTCATTACACTGGTCCAAtcacaaataactattttttactatactgttgtgagtgtatttgcaataggatataattagaatgaatgtacaaatgtttgccataagtagcctattctagtcttaacatagaaataatatttttatgtaacaaatagactataaattatgatttactatgttgtgcacaaagtaacacaccaagcaagatcctttttattcctgtttctataAAAGTACGAAGATGTATCGTACAGCTCCGGGTATCCACATACAGCGACGATGattttgtcctccattgttGTTTCGGATTTCTGCCTCCCTCGCTACGTCGTAATCACGTCACTACTAGAGCAAGTTCCTGATTGGTTAACGCGGTGTGAATTTTCGccaaagttcagatttttcaacGCGTTAAGTGCGTCAAACGCCCAAAACGCTCAATTCGCGCCGCAAGATGTCTATTCGCGTCTTTGCGttgacttaacatgtaaattaCTCACGTTTAACGCTTCATTCGcatctggtgtgaacgcaccttaagaacttcatttgaacaactttaaaggagattttctcaatatttagatttttttgcaccctcagattccagattttcaaatagttgtatctcagccaaatattgtccaacaaaccatacatcaatggaaagattatttattcagcttatttatttcacaaaaatgactggttttgtgctccaaggTCACATTTATGTCTGCATACAGTCTCACTTGTTATTGTGAAGAACGTCATGCAGTGCGCTCGTGTTTCACACGTTTCTCTCTCAGGAGGAAGCGTCTGAGTCGCAGCGATGAAAGGCGAAACGCTCGCTGCATCCCGTCGCCCCCCAGACGCAGGTAACCCCTCACCTGTCTCGCGCTCACCCGAGTCATTCCTCGCGGAGTCCTGTGTTTCACCTGTCTGTGTTTCAGGCGCAGTCGCAGCGTTTCTTCTCCGTCTCCTGGACGCACAAAGTCCCACAGACACCGGCAGAGGGAGCGGGAACGAGCGCGGAGAAAGCCATATTCGTCTCGCAGGAGATGATGTCATCGGGT
The sequence above is a segment of the Onychostoma macrolepis isolate SWU-2019 chromosome 22, ASM1243209v1, whole genome shotgun sequence genome. Coding sequences within it:
- the LOC131531208 gene encoding E3 ubiquitin-protein ligase RNF19A-like isoform X1, producing MSDGFTFFFSKLKVNALLVQFTGRYIGPLSNFLIHVCSRRTEQGAFIRMQDNQSSGQYDVNDATLKFVRRRDDITLDDDPSILRAEMSCGHAVSPESLTAWCRSLLDQGQYKFYCPAITHGTVKCNAEWPYLEVRKLAVLSDSEQAHFEENMALMAASEYCEFKSCPSCGSYVERADLTNLCVRCTICTAVKKKSYQFCWQCMREWKGAAAHALRCSHEDCVNPDVDKLAKCTNMRLSYVNNVECPAIRACPTCGLLLEHNGYACKNLMCKRCKVEFCFLCLKLKRVCNPISGPYNVCSVAPRQTEIPVWKR
- the LOC131531120 gene encoding cyclin-L2-like isoform X1 codes for the protein MAAVAGALLPGDGIVIAGKLYSGVALTLDTCLLPHESAHCSPSRAHGLSARTEEQLRNRMCEMIQSAGILLRLPQVAMATAQILFHRFFYCKSFVRHCAETVAMACLQLASKIEEEPRRARDVLNVFQHLKDAAGDRRSSPMLLDEGYVSRKSNVIKAERRVLKELGFCVHVKHPHKVIMMYLQVLECEKNSRLLQMAWNYMNDSLRTDVFLRFRAETVACACIFLSARVLQIPLPDQPPWFLLFGASEQDLIEITSCILRLYTMRCESLATLQQQVEEMRSILDAQYNASKPAGLSSATETPTAGFSPASKAASPVENQKNHESPLSRLALKNACRKIASRDGRKRLSRSDERRNARCIPSPPRRRRSRSVSSPSPGRTKSHRHRQRERERARRKPYSSRRR
- the LOC131531208 gene encoding E3 ubiquitin-protein ligase RNF19A-like isoform X2 codes for the protein MQDNQSSGQYDVNDATLKFVRRRDDITLDDDPSILRAEMSCGHAVSPESLTAWCRSLLDQGQYKFYCPAITHGTVKCNAEWPYLEVRKLAVLSDSEQAHFEENMALMAASEYCEFKSCPSCGSYVERADLTNLCVRCTICTAVKKKSYQFCWQCMREWKGAAAHALRCSHEDCVNPDVDKLAKCTNMRLSYVNNVECPAIRACPTCGLLLEHNGYACKNLMCKRCKVEFCFLCLKLKRVCNPISGPYNVCSVAPRQTEIPVWKR
- the LOC131531120 gene encoding cyclin-L1-like isoform X2 gives rise to the protein MATAQILFHRFFYCKSFVRHCAETVAMACLQLASKIEEEPRRARDVLNVFQHLKDAAGDRRSSPMLLDEGYVSRKSNVIKAERRVLKELGFCVHVKHPHKVIMMYLQVLECEKNSRLLQMAWNYMNDSLRTDVFLRFRAETVACACIFLSARVLQIPLPDQPPWFLLFGASEQDLIEITSCILRLYTMRCESLATLQQQVEEMRSILDAQYNASKPAGLSSATETPTAGFSPASKAASPVENQKNHESPLSRLALKNACRKIASRDGRKRLSRSDERRNARCIPSPPRRRRSRSVSSPSPGRTKSHRHRQRERERARRKPYSSRRR